The Dioscorea cayenensis subsp. rotundata cultivar TDr96_F1 chromosome 8, TDr96_F1_v2_PseudoChromosome.rev07_lg8_w22 25.fasta, whole genome shotgun sequence genome segment TCCCATTAAAATGATCAATATTcttatattcttttataatcCATGAATGCACGATTATTGTCAACGTCGAACCTCCCTGGCCAAttgattaaattttagaaagattttttttgtcTCCTACTTGATGATCATCCTTGTGAATGCATAAACTctaatattgtcacaaaatcTGTTGAGTATTTGTAGATATATGCTTGTAATCCCTTTTGTTTTATCAAATTTGATAATACAGGTGAGAAATCGAGCTGGTGAATGGATATCTGCCGTTCCAATTCCCGGTACTTTTGTCTGCAACATCGGCGATATGCTAAAGGTTGTATTCTAATCAATCAATAAAACCTTTTTTCATAGGCTAGATGAACAAAACACTCATTCATCTTTTAGAGGAACATTACAGATTTGGTCAAATGGAATATACGAATCAACTCTACATCGAGTGATCAACAACTCTCCGACTTACCGTGTTTCTATTGCTTTCTTCTACGAGGTAACGCCTCGTACCTTTTTTTCGCCGACATTCTTATGATACTGTTCTTATATTTGTTATGTTATGTCTGTAGCCGAATTTCAATGCTTGTATAGAGCCAGTGAATTTTTGCAAGGAGAAGGTAAATGGAGTTGCAACAGTTGAGAAGGCCGTCTATGGAGAGCATTTGGTTAAAAAAGTCCTCACAAACTTTGTTATGTAGTGTTTGTTAGCAATTTTGTGGTCATTTTCACCTTTTCCTATTCAAGTAAAGCCTTAATaagtatgtttttattatttattagccTCTCAAATGTCAAGATTTGCATAAAATTACTTTTCACTCCCTCATTTTTGACTATTACATATTGCCCCTTGTTTAATTCTGATCTAGTTTTccatctctttatatatatatatatatatatatatatatatatatataggatgcATCCTCTGTCAACGTTCACAAAAACGTAATCTGTGAATGTTGATATGGGCCGTTGGATTTTAATTCAACGGCTGCACACTGTTCTGTGAACAGTAATATTGTGCACCATTTATAAGTACAATAAAAAGTGGGATGTACAGTGTTTTGAGTTGAACCGTCCAATCAATCTCAGCATAGTGACTGAATTAATCACAGTCATCTAACCCTATAAAAAGTACTGTACATTATCTGCGGATGACTCTACGAACGTCCGCAGATAATGtttagccatatatatatatatatatatatatatatataaacacccaTAACACCCATATTAGGTATTTGATACACTGGGTTTTTAAGTTCTTGGGGGAAATACTGAGTTTTAAAAAAGGGTAAATATTTCatagcaaatattttttttaacatatagaCTATAATCATTTGCCTCAACGACCGAAGTCTTGTCATGCACTCTTTTGGAAAAATTCACATCAAAGTCACCATTGTAGAATAAATAGCTTGCGTAAATTGGTATAtaggttaataaaaaaaaggtcagATTTGGAACAACAAAGATAGATCCACTAAATTAATTTTGACATCTCTACTATAAATGCAAATGCAAAAATTTATTGGTGTTTAGTTTATGTAgcataaattattttgttgggACATTAAAGCAAGAAACAAGCAATTCCCTACATGCATGGGTAACCATATTtctgttttttattaatttgggaAATATTCATAAACTTTAGGCCTCTCATTTGGAGAGAGAGGCACCACTTCCAGCTAATTTTATGACTATTCAAAGGTATAAGAATCCAACCTGTTTGTACCTTTGTCTTGCATTAAATCTTCATCTATGTCTAGCTTTTTCATCTCtggaataaataaacaataaataaacaaaggaaAAGATCCAAAACTACAAGTAAGTATGTACAAAGAAAGGACAAGTATGCTACCTTTTAGCAAATTATGATGGACACTCTCCAACTGATTGTTTTGGATTTCATGCAATGAGTTGATCTATTGCATGTGGAAAGGGTTTACTTGgattaaattgatttattacttttattgttagtttggagatgaaaaaaaaattgtataagaGATGATGACAAGTCAatgtttttagaaaaagaatattgaaatctTAGATCTACACCAATCTTGGTCACAATACAACAGTTGAAACTAAAGTTATGAAAGCCCTTCTTAATGTGAGAGATATGTGCTATAATTGCGTATATATTTCATCTAATGCTtgcatcttcatcttcaattttCGACATTGCGGTAGTTAGATGCGGATgagagtttaaatatatatgagcTATTATGATAAAACTCaattaataagatttttttaaaaaattttacattactTTGTTAAAATTGttcacatgtttttctttttgttatttgcAAAACAATACTCAAAACAATATAGAGTTAGGAGACTTGGTGTGAATTGTTATTAAAGCCTCTGACTTTATGTGTATCTCTCCCATCACTAAAAGCCCCTGAGGATGCCTTTACACATCAGTCATCACCCAAAACTCGATCAATCTTCTGGCAAGTTTGCTTTGTGTAATTTTAAGGATGCCTAATCATCAATTGGATTGCATACTTGCATCtcaattatgttatttttggcTGCTTAATTACTGCCCTTTTAGCTTGTTCTATCAGTTCTcacctttttatgtttttttatccacttttcattaaaatatacatagtaataataaaattaaaaaaaaaggtgaacaGAGACCACAACAAAACCAATCAATATCAAGCCTCAATAATACACCTTTATTACCCTCACAAATAGAAACAACTTTAAAGTTTGAAGTTTAAAACACCCTCCcatgttcacaaataaataacttcaagtaataatgaaataaaaaaaaggtgaatAAAGAATATAAAGACCACAATAAAACCAATCAATATCAAGCCTCAATAATACACACCTTCAATACCCTGCTGACAAGTCACaaatccaaacaacttcaaacCACCCCCATGTTCACAGAATCACAAATAACCAAAACACACACTCTCCTTCCCCCTTCTACTTATACCTTCCCACTCCCCCATTCTCTTCTATTCATTCTCCTTCCAAAAGGGCCAAACCATGAAACAAACTCACCTcctccctctcctcctcctcctctcatTCTTATCCTTCTCCTATGCTATCGACATTGGCATCGGCATCGGCATTGGCGGCTCTCCCAGCCCTGCCAATCCCCCTTCTGCTTGTCCAGCAccctcttctcctcctccacctccaccacctccacctccaccacctccacctcctccacctccacctccaccacctccacctccaccaccaccacctccacctccaccaccaccaccaccaccaccaccacctccttcAGACCCATTCGTGAATGAGCTGCAAAAACGCGCATACTACGTGATCCAAAAGTTCAAGAAAACCATAACTTCAGACCCATTAGGAATAAGAAATTCTTGGAACGGACACAAAATCTGCAAGTACAAGGGCTTCTACTGTGAAACACCACCAAACCGCAAGAACACACCCACCATCGCCTCCGTCGACTTCAACGGCTATCATCTCGGCGCTCCTACAGTCCAAGGCTTTGTCGATCAACTCCCAGACCTCGCTATCTTCCACGCCAACTCTAACAACTTCTCCGGCTCCTCTCCCCCTCTCAAATACCTCAATTTCTTCTACGAGCTCGATTTCAGCAACAACAACCTCACCGGCTGTTTCCCTTACAACCTCCTCAATCTCTTCAACCTCACATTTCTTGATCTCCGTTTCAACCATTTCGTCGGCGAAGTCCCTCAGGCTGCTTTCAACCTCAACGTCAGCATCCTTTTCTTAAACAACAATAACTTCTCCGGCTACATCCCGCCCAATCTTGGTGACTCTCAAGCTTTATACTTAACCTTTGCTAACAATAAGTTCACTGGACCCATTCCCAGTTCCATTGGCCGCACTTGTAACACTCTCCTCCAAGTGCTCTTCCTCAACAACAAGCTCTCTGGTTGTCTTCCTTACGAGATTGGCCTTCTTAAGAAGGCCACCATCTTCGACGCCGGCAACAACTGCATTACTGGTCCAATTCCTCTCTCCTTCGGCTGCCTTCGCTCCATGGAAGAGCTCAACTTCGCTAATAACCGTCTCTACGGCACAGTCCCTGATGAGCTTTGCATGCTTCCTAAGTTAACAAACCTCTCTCTTTCTGGGAACTACTTCAGTTCACTTGGCCAGAGCTGTTGGAAGTTGCTGAAGAATAAAGTCTTGCATGTTGGGAAGAACTGCATTCCTTGGTTGCCTGATCAGAGATCAAAGGAAGAGTGTGAAAAGTTCTTTGCAAAGCCAAAGCCGTTTTGCCCTTTGAATAAGTACATTCCATGCAAGCTGCCTTTGGATCAGAATGACAGTGCGCTATCTTCTCCGGCCGACGGTGGCCGCAGCCGGAGACTCTTGGGCTTGGGGAGTATTTATGATACTCTGCGTGCACGTTAGAGTCTGtttaatattaattgttttcttatttatgtgcttaatttagttcgttgttcttgttcttgttcttgtttttgatgttgtttatatatatatatatatatataatttatgttgTGCTTCCCAGTAAATAAAAAAGTTGCTGCCAAGCACTTAATAAAGTGCATATAAATTTTTGTCGTTTTGTTTGTGTGGATGAAACATACATATCTAATCTGATGACCATGTTTGGTATATACACTATTTCCCTCTCCAAATATCTCATAATAtcttgtaaaaataataataaattaattattatttgcccataaatatttgttattgggtagaaaagtaaatattaactattaactatttattattattaattaaatcatattttcattagcttttacaaaaattttcttccaacttattctttgaaaattattctcttaattatgcattttaattcaaaaaaaaattcacttaagttacatatataaaaatttagaaacaaccatttcttaataatttatttgcaCTAGATCCTTTATATAggttattcatattttattgaaaaaatatatttaaattttaacttaCGCAAAGTGAGGATACAAATATGTTGAGGTACTAACTTTGTATATGTCCACAATATTaccatgtggtttatccatattttggttacaaaaaatacttatattatGTTAGAAATGTAACTATAtaaagtaataatataataactaaaactaatatatatgtattaagaTGTAAAAGCATTTGGATTCAAACACAGATGGTTTCAAATTAAGTTCCCTTGGTTATGGAATTAGGCATTGTACATACACCtacatatgtaaaaatatatacattaaacCGTAAACTCTGaactttataatatatatatatatatatatatattaagctaTGTGAACAATTTTGGAACTAGGAACTTGGAACCAGGAAAGTTCAGTCTATTTCAAATGGATAATTTCTTATACTTATTCTGATTAATAACtctatttataaataagaaaaaaaacctatgaggctttttttattaaaatagtattttttttaattattcgtatttccgtaattatttacataaatgcatatattttattttttaaaatatttttttaaaagttaaaggtcccactattttttttaatatttaaatttttatttttaaaaaaatcaagtgcctcgttagttttttaatattaaacttttattttttaaaaaactagggtttcagtagtttttaaattaaaaaaaaacattcatgcctttataattttcattaatttttttataacttatttttttccaCTTcgactattttatttttattttatttctactttcactaattgtaACGGACTgttaatcatttaaataaataattttaatattttttaataataacaaaatattaaatattcaaattgatCAAGATTGAGTAATTAGCAAAGCGTAGTGAAAGCTTGTTTTTTCGTCAAGAGTCCGTGCGGGCCTTGGTTAGTGTTTCCCTCAACCAAAGTTGTCTCCTTCTTTCGTTTAGCATGACAAGAACAtaaattttgttagttttaatgttaaaaaaataaaataattttgcaagaaaataaaaaaatacaatgacaaaatttttattgataattttttttcttacataaaTACTTGTGTGCTTTAGAAAAGGGATTTGGAGGGTTTATATAGTTTTCCACCTAATAAATGGATAGTTAAGATCAATTTTATCCAATAGCTCTCATGGGGTAGGTGCATATaccaccaataattcatcccaacaacccacaataaataaattataaaaaaaattaataaaaattataaggatttgaatgtaaatttttttaaatttaaaaaactacgGACccgcaatttttaaaaaataaaagtttaatattaaaaaataattggctttggtttttttaaaaaataaaatttaaatattaaaaaaatggtgggacctttaacttaaaaaaataataaaaaaaaataaaaaatgcgtaattttataaataatgacaGAAATgcttatttcaataaataattttaaaaaatcattattttaataaaaaagccAACCTAAGAACAATGAGATGGTAATCAATTAAATGCAACTAGCTATTAActttcaaacatatataatatatgatgcCTTGATGGCACTGTGCCACATGTGATTTAATCATTGTGAGACTGACGTAACTTCCACAGTTTGGAAGGGAACGGCAATTTGATGAAGTAGCTAAATAGAAACATGTGAACTTGTCGGATAACAAACAAGACTAAGGTACAACAACATCATATTCATATTCTCTATTTCAGTATTTTATGTCATCTTTGAGATCACATGCAACAGTTCCTCTCActcttttcttatatatatatatatatatatatagagagagagagagagagagagagagagagagagacatgtatttatgtatgtatatatatgttaattcaCCCTTTCTGAtgatagttaaatatttacaaattattgtgagttcaaaaaataaaatggtttgATTATACTTATTTGAAATTagatttttgttatataaatttgtgttttttttcaacaaataatttttttaaattggttaACTGACCAATAACAACTTATAATTTGGGAgaaatttatgatattaatttcttctaactaattataataaaaaaataatgacaattatgtgagttatattttatctttagtTTAATTGGTACTATAATTATAATCTAGTGATTAAGACATTTAACTTTCATGCATGTGGTCGATTTTGATGTTATGCATAATTGAGGagtaataattgataaaaaaaaaatagtactaTTATATCCATGTCTTTTAATTAGtagtgtttatttttattttctgcataATGTTATCTTAATTTgaccatatataattttttctttcgTAGCCTTTGCAtgacaaattaatatttataagattTAATGTTCAATCTTTAGCTTatccaattaattaaaaataaaaaataaatcaataaattatgaaCATCACTTCAAAATTGAAACGTATATATAACAAGAACTTCGGTGCTATTTATACTTATGAGTGGATGATGCATGGGGAATGCATTCATGAAGTTCTCTTTCGTCATTTTCAAGCTAACTTATGGCACTAATCTAATCCATATGTCGGTAGCAAGGAGTTGTTTCCCAGTGGGATAATGGACGTCAAattctcatcatttgtattttaaaaaaaaatcaattaatatttatcaaaataaatactttaaaaatttatttaatatatttaaataagctTAGAGTGTCTGGCCACATTCTTCATCAAAATTTTCTACAACATTtgtttatttcaaaaagatatattttggGTCTCCACAAGCCTCCTGCTGTTGGCAAATGGTTTACTTGGACAAATGGGTAAGTCGATCCGATTTGGATCAAATTAGACCGGTTCTTGGTGAATAATACATGGGCAACCAATTTCCCTAAACTAATTCAGAATAGCCTTCCTAGATTAGGATCGGATCACACCCCTATTCGTCTTGAGGTTGGCATGCACTACTCCAACCCGAGACCTTTCCGCTATGAAGTGACCTGGAGCATCACTGAGGGTTTCAATGAGCTAATGCATCAATGGTGGTCGGAATTAACACCTATGGGTTGTGAGGCGTTTAGATTTGCCAAAAAGGTGGCTGGGCTTCGGGTGAAACTGCGGCATTGGGCCAAGTTTTCCTTCGGTTCTATTAAACTTAAGAAGCTCAATTTATTGCAAGAAATGGCGGCTTTGGACATTGTTAAGGGAAACTAGAATTTTAACTCTTGAGGAGTCTCGTCAGGAGCTGTCACTTTTGGAAAAGTTGGGGGAGATTCGCAAACAGGAAGAGGTTTACTGGAAGCAAAGGTCTAGGCTACAATGGCTAAAGGAAGGGGATGAAAACACAAAGTTCTTTCATGCGGTGGCTAATGGACGTAGAAACCGGAATTTCATTTCTAGTGTTCTCCAGAATGGTATCATCGTGGAGGACCCTCGCGCAATAGGCAGCGTCTTCACGGCGCGCTTCCAACAGCAGTTTGGACACAAACGTACAACGAGATTCAAAGTTAACTTTCAAAAGTTGTTGGATAATAAGGTGCAGATTGATCTCTCCCACCTAGAAAGATTGTTCTCTGAGGAGAAGATCAAAGGAGCGGTATTTGACTTAGGCGAGCACAAAGCTCCGGGCCCATATGGTTTTCCTTTGATCTTCTTTAAGCAATTCTGGGATACGATTAAGTTTGATCTCCTGCAACTATGCCAAGATGTCTATTCCAGAAGAGCCAACCTGAAAAGGATCAATTCGGCGAATATTGCGCTTATTCCGAAGATGGAAACCCCTGAGTCTCCAGGAGATTACAGACCCATAAGTCTGATCAACTCTGCGTTAAAAATTCTCTCAAAGTTGTTGACGACACGGCTGGGCAATGTTATTAATTCCTTGGTGGACACGAAACAGACATCCTTCTTGAAAGGAAGATGCATTCTGGACAACATTGGCACTGCCGAAGAGTTGATCTTCAGTATCCATAAGCGAAGGCTACCGAGGAATATTTTGAAAGTTGATTTTGCTAAGGCTTTTGATCTTGTGGATTGGGACTTTCTTTTTGATTTACTGAAAGCGAGGGGATTCGGTGATAGATGGGTGGGATGGATTCAAAGCATCTTGTTCTCCTTTAAGGCTTCTATCCTTGTTAATGGCTTGCCGAATGGTTATGTTCGCTATCATAGAGGGTTGCGACAAGGGGATCCGTTATCACCCTTGCTTTTCGTATTAGTCACAAATGTGTTGAGTTCGATGTTTTCACATGCGCTAAGATCTAAGGTCTTGGTCGGTATGCCATTAGGCAAGTTTGGTAGCAGATGCAATCTGCATTATGCGGATGACCTTTGGGTGTTAACCACGGGCAGACTTGAAGATCTAAGGATTGTGAAATTGATTCTATATGTATTTGAAGGTATGACTGGCCTCGAAACTAACTTCTCAAAAacatgcttgtattcttgtaaCTTGGGTGGGCTTCCGCAGCAGTCCACTGCTGATACATTAAATTGTGCGATGGGCACTCTTCCAGTTTGTTACCTTGGTATGCCCATTTCGGGGAGAAGGCGTAGAAAGCAAGATTGGGAGGGGCTTGTTCTAAAAGTCAGAAGAAGACTATCTTCTTGGAAAGTGCAGCACCTCTCTTTAGGGGGTCGACTTACTCTGGTAAACTTGGTGCTATCGGCTCTCCCAACCTACTGGATGTTCATCTTTAAGTTACCATGCTAGGTCATCAAGGATATTGACCATATTAGAAGAGATTTTTTGTGGTCGGGAGTGGATATTGAACATCCGAGGTGTCGGTTGGTCTGTTGGAAGAACATTTGTCAACCTCGCGACCAGGGCGGTTGGGGAATTTTGGATCTTCATCATTTCAATCAGGCTCTAttgggaaaatggtggtggaaattcttGACAGATCCTAAGTGGTGTGGTGTGCAAGTTATTCAATTCAACTATGGCATAACTCGTTGGAACATGTTTCTTAGACAGACGGTGTTATAACCAGGTTTTACTGTAGATTAAACTAGCCCAATAATGTAGCAATATGTTACTGTAGCATCACGATTTTCTCTTAaaacctttctttttcttttcttcttcttcttcttccctagtTTAGCCGAACCCTTTCTTCtccctaatttttttctttctggcGAGATTTTCCGGCGAACCAAGTGTCCTCTTCcttgaacttggtaagcttggatttattgttttataccgtatttttcttgtatttttcttgtttttttagataaaaaaaccTTGATTTCTCCACGGATTTGCTTGTTTATAGGCTTcaattgaagccattgacttGTTGTTCATGTGTGAGAATGCTTGtgatgaaatttcttgatttggtgttgcaaatttggagaaaatcatagTTTAAGGGCCGGTTTTATTGTAGCAATtccgaggttactgtagcaccagcaatctttggttgtttctttgatttctttggattagaatgaagctaaaacccctagaaattcattggtaacctttaaacatagttttgagctaatcctaggatcgaattagggttgtttgttagaaaacttagggtttttcttgtttgttttgtttttgctaatttttgttgtgttttgttatgctttggcaaggagaagaagtcctggctcgaggcaaagacttagccgaggagtagcttgcgaggaagacaaattGCCGATcctgtgagtggaattatttagcatagctttattagaagaatgccaatagctatatatatatgcatatcatgtttcaagtaagttttattgattcatacttgtttggtattttggcttttgatttgttatcatggaaattgtgattgatatatgtatccatgattTTGTGAAATCCTTATTTTGTATGAAACTTGAGATTTGTTGTGGAAatatttgatttggtgaaatcctaggcttgaaacaaatttttaattgttgaaaggaaaggatttccatgttgcttcttgtgttaggacttgcaaattattttttattaaaagtttgggctttgcttatatGTTTATCTTGCCCTCATGCAAATGACCGAGgtattattgatttatgattatggatggatattgtactccgagtggagttatgtttattgtggtgatttgtTCTGCTgatatcctactgcagtaggcggtctccacggccagcctgttgaggtggcgtgatgaccggctgattactacgagggcaaGTTCatgtgggagtgtagagccctgactggatattcatcgggtagccggagtcaccaaccggtgaactgatgggtcaacatcaagggcatgagtaccttgacggctctgaacctagccatggccacggcgaaggtttagagagttttctagaccgcgttatgctgggtgagtgttgcgTATTGTGCTGATTTATTAAAACcatgttttgtggttttggtgttgtaaaccctagttggggtaaaaaaatggttttcttggtattattatgttattttaatccttttaaagacttctattatgtgttaatgtttctaaactagtattattttggtaaaacttttattttgatgttttattattgttattactgtTGGTGTATTTCTGctaaagttgtgctaacctcccctcactgagtaacttgagttactcatccctctttcttcctcccagtttgttgcaggtagtaggtgtggCTGTGTGGCAGCGTACTGGCCATTTGCTACTATTCTATCTTCTATTGTATttccttcagttcatgtatgttgttgttgtcatggaacatattataagacctatggatctattagtgtgtagaaaactttgTTGTATGATTTAGTATCTAAATAACTCTCAACTTTCATGTAATAGCATTTCCTACTGTTGTTagtgttgttttcttgtgtatttgtgaacctctatatttttttgtatcctactgttgttgttgttgttgttactattgTTGAATTCTAGATATATTGATCAGCCTTGCAgcatcctgagggttgagtggcggggtatccctcctcgggattgctgcaGCGATTGTCGCGTTCCGTGGGCCCGCGGGCCGGGGCGTGACAGACGGGCAGGATTTCATTTTTCTAGAAAGGAGTTTCTAGTTGTTTATCGGCCTTGAGAGGGTGTATTCAATTTGATATCAATTTTGGTACCGAAACTCTTTTCTGGAAAGATCGTTGGCTTAATGGTAGGGCGCCCATGTATCTATAGCCGGAGGAATTTAAAGTTTCACAGTTTGCTAGTGGCACAGTTCGGGACCTTGCTTCGATCTTAGATTCTACCCCTTTTTTaggagatttggatattttgctTTTCCGAGATCGATTGTTTGCGCTAATTGGTGGGACGGAGGATAAGAAAAGGTGGACGCTCACTGCTGATGGTTCCTTCTCGGTGAAgtctttttataatttccttAATGATGGTGGGACGCGATGCTCGTTG includes the following:
- the LOC120266418 gene encoding uncharacterized protein At4g06744, translating into MKQTHLLPLLLLLSFLSFSYAIDIGIGIGIGGSPSPANPPSACPAPSSPPPPPPPPPPPPPPPPPPPPPPPPPPPPPPPPPPPPPPPPPPSDPFVNELQKRAYYVIQKFKKTITSDPLGIRNSWNGHKICKYKGFYCETPPNRKNTPTIASVDFNGYHLGAPTVQGFVDQLPDLAIFHANSNNFSGSSPPLKYLNFFYELDFSNNNLTGCFPYNLLNLFNLTFLDLRFNHFVGEVPQAAFNLNVSILFLNNNNFSGYIPPNLGDSQALYLTFANNKFTGPIPSSIGRTCNTLLQVLFLNNKLSGCLPYEIGLLKKATIFDAGNNCITGPIPLSFGCLRSMEELNFANNRLYGTVPDELCMLPKLTNLSLSGNYFSSLGQSCWKLLKNKVLHVGKNCIPWLPDQRSKEECEKFFAKPKPFCPLNKYIPCKLPLDQNDSALSSPADGGRSRRLLGLGSIYDTLRAR